One window of Bacillus sp. THAF10 genomic DNA carries:
- a CDS encoding dihydrolipoamide acetyltransferase family protein, with protein sequence MIEVKLHDIGEGMTQADVLTFFVKSGDSVKPDQPLVEVQTDKMTAEIPAPAAGVIKEIKVEVGQTIPVGTTIFLMESDGSSNKAEDEKVIETTNLSASKPTASTKTFRIMAAPYTRKIAREAGVNIEEVKGTGPGGRITDEDVFRFISNEEKSPEVTEKEKSVPQKSASSTTTLPKETSQTIPFRGRRKQIAHKMAQSLRTIPHCTHFEEVDATNILEMRAAWKNNQATISATAFFLKAISVALKDYPIFNARLNEAEETIELIREHHIGIATDTEEGLIVPVVKNVEAKSLREIHASLKDLTGRAQENKLSMQDISGGSFTISNVGPLGGSIGATPIINHPEVALISFHKTKKRPVVNDQDEIVIRSMMNISMSFDHRVADGATAVAFTNRLSQLLEQPNLLMMELV encoded by the coding sequence ATGATTGAGGTCAAGCTTCATGATATTGGCGAAGGAATGACACAGGCGGATGTGTTGACCTTTTTCGTTAAATCGGGGGATTCAGTAAAGCCGGATCAACCATTAGTTGAGGTACAAACAGATAAAATGACAGCAGAAATTCCAGCACCTGCTGCAGGTGTGATTAAAGAAATTAAAGTAGAAGTAGGGCAAACGATACCAGTAGGGACGACGATTTTTCTAATGGAATCAGATGGAAGCAGCAACAAAGCTGAGGACGAAAAAGTCATTGAAACTACTAATCTATCTGCTTCTAAACCAACAGCATCGACAAAAACGTTTCGTATTATGGCTGCACCTTACACAAGAAAAATAGCACGTGAAGCTGGTGTCAATATTGAAGAAGTGAAAGGAACAGGACCGGGTGGAAGAATTACCGATGAGGATGTGTTCCGTTTTATTTCAAATGAAGAGAAATCACCAGAAGTAACCGAAAAAGAAAAATCTGTTCCACAAAAGAGCGCTTCATCCACAACTACTTTACCAAAAGAGACTTCCCAAACTATTCCTTTTCGGGGAAGAAGAAAACAAATTGCTCACAAGATGGCACAATCACTTCGCACCATACCTCATTGCACACATTTTGAAGAAGTGGATGCTACAAATATTTTGGAAATGAGAGCAGCTTGGAAAAATAATCAAGCTACTATATCGGCTACTGCCTTTTTCCTAAAGGCCATATCGGTAGCCTTAAAGGATTACCCAATTTTTAATGCGAGATTGAACGAAGCAGAAGAAACGATTGAACTAATTAGGGAACACCATATTGGAATCGCTACCGATACAGAAGAGGGCTTAATCGTACCTGTTGTCAAAAATGTCGAAGCTAAATCACTGCGTGAGATCCATGCAAGCCTCAAAGATCTAACAGGAAGAGCGCAAGAAAACAAGTTATCGATGCAAGACATCTCAGGAGGTAGCTTTACCATTAGCAATGTCGGTCCTCTTGGTGGAAGTATTGGGGCCACCCCAATTATCAACCATCCAGAAGTCGCGTTGATATCCTTTCACAAAACGAAGAAGCGTCCGGTTGTAAATGATCAGGATGAAATCGTTATTCGTTCCATGATGAACATCTCCATGTCCTTTGACCACCGTGTAGCGGATGGCGCGACGGCGGTAGCCTTTACAAACAGACTGAGTCAACTTCTAGAACAACCAAACTTATTAATGATGGAGCTGGTGTAA